CCAGTACCGGGCAACCGCTGTGGGAGCAGGCAGTACATTGGCGCAGATAGTGCGGCTCCTGCGTGAGGCTCAGGGATCTCGTGCTCCTATTCAACGCATCGCGGATCGCATCAGCGCCGTGTTTGTTCCAACGGTGCTGGCGATTGCAATCGTTACTTTCGTAGCGTGGCGGGTGTTCGCTCCGTACGTCGGCGTGATGCAGGCGTTTGCGGCCGCCGTCACAGTGCTGGTGATTGCCTGCCCCTGCGCGATGGGTCTGGCTGTTCCGACGGCCGTGATGGTTGCGACGGGACGCGGAGCCAACTACGGAATTCTCATCAAGGGTGGAGAGGCTCTTCAGCGATTAGAGAAGATCGATACTATCGTGCTGGATAAGACGGGAACCATTACAGCGGGCCGTCCAGTGGTTACTGATTTCGTACTCGCCACAAGAGATAGCGATGCAGCGCGAATACAGAGCACGGGCCTTGCCGAGGATCATGTTCTGCGTGTTACAGCCGCACTGGAACGTGCTAGTGAACATCCTCTTGCTGAAGCTGTCGTTCAATACGCCACTGGGCGAGGTTTGAATCTGCCTCGGGCGCAGGAGTTTGAATCGTTTCCCGGACTTGGCGTCGTTGGAGTCGTCGATGGCGGGACTGTATTGATTGGCAACCCTGCCTTGATGAAGAAACACGGTGTCACCGTTGAAGCAATGAACGAAATCGCAGAGCGCATGTCGGAGGAAGGTAAGACTCCGCTATGGATTGCGATCGAGAATAAACTGGCTGCCGTTCTCGCTGTCGCAGACACGATCAAACCGAGCTCCATCGAGGCTGTGCGCAGAATGCGCGCCGATGGGCTACGCGTGGTGATGCTAACCGGCGACAACGAACGCACGGCTCATGCCATTGCACGACGGGTCGGCGTCGATAAAGTGATTGCGGGTGTGCTCCCTGCTGGCAAGGTGGACGCCGTCAAACGCCTCCAGGCGGAACACCGTGTGGTCGCGATGGTGGGAGACGGAGTCAACGATGCTCCTGCGCTCGCACAGGCTGATGTCGGACTCACGATGGCCAGCGGGGCAGACATCGCGATGGAAGCTGGAGATGTAACGTTGATGCGAAGCGACCTTACCGGCGTCGCCGCAGCTGTCATCCTCTCGCGGGGCACGATGCGAGTGATTCGTCAGAATCTGTTTTGGGCCTTCGTCTATAACGTGATTGGAATTCCAGTCGCGGCTGGTGTACTTTATCCAGCGTTTGGTTTACTGCTGAGCCCGGTGATAGCCAGCGCCGCGATGGCGCTCAGTTCTTTCAGTGTCGTTACAAACAGCCTCCGATTGCGCGGGCTGAAGCTTGAATAAGGAAAAAATATGGCTACAAAAAAAGCGACTACTCAAGACAAGAACTTGATGGTGGATTCCTGCGCTTGCGAGGTACGCGAATCGGAACGCAAGGCAACTGGGGTCGATCCCGAGATCAAGGCCTCCAACCTGCGTCGGTTGCGGCGTCTCGAAGGGCAGATCCGGGGCCTCCAGCGCATGGTCGAGGACGATCGCTACTGCGTCGACATTCTTACTCAGGTCTCTTCCGTGCAGGAGGCACTTCGTTCCGTGGCTCGGGCCTTGATGCGGAATCACCTCTCACACTGCGCGACTCAGGCAATTCGCAGCGGGTCGGTAGAGGAGAGGCAGACCATGTACGATGAGTTGCTCGAGCTCATCTATAAAAACGCCCGCTAACGGAAGGACGGGAGGACACCCAAGTGTCCCTTGATCTGATAGACTTACATTTGTCGTCGGGTTGGACAGGCGGGTCTCCGTAAGGGATCGTAACCGAGCTCAAGAGACAGCGAATCAGGATTTTGGTGTAGTTTGAATCAGCCTGTTCTGAGTGAGATATAATCGCTAGCGAAGACGAAATTTTGGGGACGTAGCTCAGTTGGTTAGAGCGCTGCCCTGTCACGGCAGAGGTCGCGGGTTCGAGCCCCGTCGTCCCCGCCATACATTCCAAAAGATTTACGGAACGTATGGACCTAAAGTGACAACGAAATCTGGGTTCGATATGGGTGCAATAAGATTTTTACCGCCCATTTTGAGCATGTTTTTCATCCTTCATTTCACCCAGATTTAGAACCATCATCTTCACAACCTTGCTCTGTGCAGCCCCGCTTGTTTGAGTTCACCGCTTATGTGTACACATCAAGTGTGATCCTGCTGTTGGCGTGCCTTAAAAGCTCCTGGACGGTTTTGACATCCTCTCCGTTTGCCTTCAGCAACGTGCCAAAGGAATGCCGGAATCTGCGCGTCGCGGTCGATGAGGTGTGCTTGCCGGATTCGTGCTTTTTCATCTTCCGCAGACGACCACTCCGGAAAATCCAAGATAACGGGGTCCGTATTGCTAATTCGCCAGCCTTGCGTCAGGAGATCGATAACCACGCTGAGGGTAGCCAGTAAATTGAGTTCTTCCTCTTGTTGAGCCTTTCTCGGTTTGACCAGCGGCGCAACGAAAGTGCTTCGCAGTTCCCGCACCATGTCGATGCTGATGCCACCCGTGGAACTGTTTTGGTATTGCTGAATTGCAGCGCACCTCTTCTTGAACTCTGGAAGAAGCACCTTAAGGGACGGATTGAGAGTAATTGGTTGCGGCATTTCGAATTCAATCCAAAAAGCGGTAAGCGTGTTACGGCATTCAAATCCCTAGCGATTCGTTCCAGATCAGGCACAAAGTTGGTCGGCCTTAGTGGAGAAACGAAACCGCCTATATCGCGCTCCACGTCGGCTCGCAGCAATGGCATCCTCGTTCGCTTTTTGCGAGTATTGTGGTTGACGCAAATTGGCGAGGCCGCGTTACTCATCCGCGGTAGATGTGGTCTCGTCGTCCGCCGTATCCGCATAGGCTAGGTATGGGTTCATGTTGATGTGCAAGCTCGATTCGTCCAGTTCAAAGTCGTTGATGTCGAGTTTTTTTAAGATGGCTGGCAGGACCTGATGAATGATTCTCATGCCAACGAGAAGTTCATTCATGTAGATATCAGGATGTAGTCGACTCGCGTTAAACCCTAACGACTCGGCTTCTGCCGTGTGCCCAAGTTCCCCATGCGTGTCACTTACCATGTCCAGCAACTCGGCTCTGAGCGGAGTTCCGGTGCGGAAAGCTGCATCTTTGACGGCGGTTAGCCATTTCTGGTAGTCCTTCATTACCCGGTATCTGAACGTTCTGAACTTGGGTGCAAATTTTTCATCGACCTGGATCTTGCAGGCGGCAAGATCCATCAAGCACGCTTCAATATTACTTGTTGTATCGACTAGAGATAAATCGTCATCATCGATCGCTTGTGCGACGTACGCGACGTAGAACCCCCACACGTCATTCAGCGATTCGAAGATGTCGTGAATGGCGGCTGAATATGGGTTCGTCTCAAGCAACTCCCAAAGCGGGTCAGGAGCTTCAGGATCATCGTCATCGGCCTCATCGTCACCACTGCCGTCAACACCGTTGAAATAGCGATCTAGCTCCGGCGGAAAGACTTCCGGCGGTTCGACTCCCATATTACTGAGCGTATCGGAAACCTGTACACACAATAGCCCAAGGTCATCTTGAAGTGGTTCCGTGTTGTATCCGGTTTCGGCACTGTCTTGGGCCTCTTCGGCTAAGCGGTGGATGAGCCTATCCCATTTGTCGGCATCTTCAAGCGAGTCTGCCCACAGCACGAATTCCGGATGCTTTTCTCCGATATCCACAAGCGCTCGAAATTTGTCTTCCATGTCCGTAGACATATGCTCGCCGTTCTTCCATTTGCTGATCTGAGTCGGCGACACTGCGACACGTCGAGCGAGATCCTTTTGGTTGCACGATAAGATTTTCAGGGCAAGTTCAACCCAAGCTTTACTGGTATTCATTCTTCTCTTCCTTCGATTTAGTAAATTTATGCTGAGATTTAGTTCATCATTAGCTGAACATATATCTTGTTGGGTATCTTCGCAACTGGGTTTACTAAATTTTAGTATCGGGACATTGCCAGTTGTCGTAAACGTTTTGATGATGACCCTTTGAACGGCTATACGGCAGGACGTATCTTATTCAAAGCAAAGGCAGCGATAGCAAATTCGGGGCGTTGCAGATCCCCGCAACCAAAGAACATATTGATATTACAAGGCTTAGGAGATATCAGCTCCCGAGCCCTCTTTCTTTGAACGGAGATAAGCCGTTATTAGTGACCGCTTGGGCTGCGTTTTCGAGCTTCGCAATCGTCTCGTTAACGGCTCTCTCAAGCCCGCACCCAAATGCTGTGCAGTCTCAAGATTCCGTCCCCATTCAGGTTGACCGCCGTGCACGTCCAAGGGGTAGGAACCCGTGAGCGCATGTCCTATCCGCTCTTGATCGTCTTCAGCGTGACGCTGAGGGGTCGAGCATTGGTGAAGGCATGGAACCCTGCCTGCGGTATCTCCAGAGGACTTGAGTCGCGCAATCATCTTCCGACGGCGGTACACGTTCATGTCTCGTGGTTTGCCGTTCTTTGATGAGAACAGGTATTCGTGGCCCTTTGCTCTCTGCCGTGCGATCTGCTCCCACAGAAGAGATCTAAGCTGCGGTGACAGCGCCAAGCTCCGAATAGCGTTGTTCGTCTTCCCTGCCTGTTCTCTGCCGAGCCAGACGGAATGATTGACGGTCAGACGTTCCCCGTCGATATCACTCAGCCGTAACCCTGCAAGTTCGCCAGACCGCAATCCAGTCTCCGCAGCTAACCAGTGGAAGACTCTGTCCTCACCCTCGGACCCCACAATGATCCTTGCGACTCAAAATCATCGGGCTCTGTCTGACAGGCCTCGACGCGATTGCTCTGACGTCGATTGGGTGTCGCTCTTACTGCTCAGAGTTTGCGAGGTAAATGTGGGCGCAGTCACCGCCATAAAGCCTCCTTGTTTGGGCTCGCCAAGGACCAACTAAGAGCACCATCAACCATTATTTCCGATTCCGTAGCTCATTTTTAATAACTCACTTTGAGTTGATGCAATACGCCTTCGACATAATGGGCATACGTGACTGTCCGCGACAGCCCGTGTCGGAGCAAAGAGAGGAACCGCTCGTTGGCAGAAGTCTCGAAGAGGACTGATTGTCCGGGCGGCTTGCACTTTCTTTCCGACTTTCGCAATAGGCTTCTTGACGGGCTAATGATTTCTGTCTCACCCCGAATTACTCTTTCACCTTGAGATTAATCGCGTCTGCATCCACCTTGTAGATGGTGGCTGCATCACTGAACACCTGAGCAGAGTTCTGTTGCGATGCCGCGTGGACGAATCCGACCCAGTATCCCACCCAATGGTCTGTCTCCAATACGACGGAGATAGGCGGTAAACAATTTCCGATGGAGTCGTTGTCCGTCGTTTGGCAGCATGGCATCAAGAAGGCCAGGGGCACTGCCAAAACTCACTTCATCGTCTTACGTCAAATGGGGATTAAAGGACTCCAACGTCTTCATCCTCAAGGTTGCCAAAGAAGTTGACGTCAATCTGACGCTTGTCGAACAACTTTCAAACTGGAAACAGGCTACGCTAAGAATACGAACTCTTGGATTGAACATCCTATCTAACGACCACACAGGCTTGCCCCCTGTTCAGACCGCGTCTACTTGCGCCGCCTTCTCCTAGAGACTGACGTCATGACCCAACAAGGATATTCAACGATGCTGACTCGCAGACGCTTCACACAGCTTTCAGGCATGGCCGCGGGGTCCATGCTTCTGGGCGCTGCCGCGGCAGCGGCCGCTCCGGACATAACGATTGAGATCGCTCCGTACATGCTCGAGGCCTCGCCTAAACACCACTTCCGCACGATCGCTTACAACGGTCAGGTTCCCGGCCCGCTTCTACGCATGCGCCAAGGGCAGGAACAAACAGTGGAGGTGCGCAACCTCACTGCCGATCCCGAAGTGCTCCACTGGCACGGTTTGTTTCTTCCGTCGCAGATTGATGGAGCGATGGAAGAAGGCACTCCGATGATCGCTCCTAGAGCCACGGTCCGATACACCTTCAAGCCCGATCCGCCCGGATTTCGTTGGTTCCATACTCATACCTTCGCAGGTAAGAACCTAGGCAAAGCGCAGTATGGAGGTCAGCACGGCTTTCTCATGATCGAGTCACGCGAGCATGCGGGAAACTACGACCGTGAGGTCTTTATCGGACTCCATGATTGGGGCGGCCATTTTGCTGGAGGCGATGACGGCTACATGAATCCGGTCTACGATGTCTCAACCATCAATGGGAAGATGCTGGGAGCCGGCGATCCGGTGCGTGTCAAGCAGGGCGAACGTGTTCTGATACACGTTCTCAACTCGAGTCCAACGGAGGTTCACTGGATTGCGCTGCCGGGGCATAGCTTCCATGTGATTTCGCTCGATGGCAATTCCGTACCAAGGCCGCAGACCGTCTCAATGCTGCGTCTCGCGCCCGCCGAAAGGGTAAGCGCTGTGGTCGAGATGAATGCGCCAGGCGTTTGGGTGCTTGGAGAAGTACGAAAACATGTTCAGGAAGCCGGCATGGGAATTGTGATCGAGTACGCGACGGCTGCTGGTGAGCCAGTCTGGAAACAGCCGGACGCTCTCATCTGGGACTATCGCCAATTCTCAGCTTTGGGAAATACCAACCAGAGCGGAGACGAGGTCGTTCGCATCGCTCTGGACTTTGACTCAAAGTTCCAGGGACACGGTAACGAGGAACTTTGGAGGATCAATGGGAAGTCATTTCCGAATACCGACGAGCCAATCCTCAAAACGGGGCAACGCTATCGACTTGTGCTGAGGAATTTGAGTGCAGATGATCATCCAATGCATCTGCACCGCCACACCTTCGAGGTGCGCAAGCTCGGCGGAGCCTCCGAGATGAACGGCTTGAGGAAGGATGTTTTGCTTGTCCCAGCGAGGAGCACAGCTGAGGTCGAGTTTGTCGCGGACAATCCGGGAAGGACACTTTTTCATTGTCACCAACAGGATCATATGGACCGAGGTTTCATGATGGTATTTCGGTATGCGTAGCTCTTTGTCTTTGCAAGTCGTTCAGACAACTTTTTACTCTTGCGGCGTTCTGTTAATCCTAGCTGTTTTCTTGTTCTCAAGTGAAAGGGTTGCACACGCTCAGGGGAACTACGAGATTCAAGTGTACGGTGCGGACACAGTTCCCTCGAAGAACCTGATGGTGGAGTTGCACTCGAACTACACCGCGTCAGGCCAAACCAAGACGATCGACGGCGTGTACCCAACCAACCACCAGGAACACGAGACGCTTGAGTTGACCCAAGGGATTAACAACTGGTCGGAGATCGGTTTCTATGTCTTTACCAGTGAGCAGGAGGGACACGGAGTTCAATGGGTAGGGGATCATATCAGGCCGCGAGTGAGGGCACCGGATAGCTGGCATCTCCCGATAGGACTCAGTCTTTCGACCGAGATTGGCTATCAGAGAGCCGTCTATTCGCCGGACACCTGGACCTGGGAGATCCGCCCTATCATTGATAAAACCTTAGGGCGCTGGTATCTTGCCTTCAACCCGGCGCTTGAGCGTACATTGCACGGACCTGACGTAAGGCAGGGACTCGCCTTTTCGCCCGCCGTCAAAGTCGGTTACGACTTCACTCGTCAGATCAGTGGCGGCCTCGAATATTATGCCGATTACGGACGCATTGGAGCCTTCGATGCCCTGCATTATCAACAGCAGCAAATCTTTGCCGTGACCGACCTGAACGTCTCTCCCAAGTGGGAGATCAACTTCGGCGTCGGCGTAGGCTCTACTGCCGGAACCGACCACCTAATCGTAAAGGGAATTCTGGGGAGACGATTTGACTGGGGAAAAAAGTCAACGGTTGAGTAAGACAGCCACGTGCGGAACTCGGGCAGCAAGCATCGCTTCCAGAGAAGTCGCAATGTGGGCTGTCACCCGAGTCTCCTACCACTATCGCACTATGGTCATCTCGGTTGCGCGTGCGCGTGATCGCCGCGCTTCAGCGGGACGACCTTGATTTTGAAAATAAATCACCTTGTTCTTAGAATTACCTTACTGAAGTTCGAAAACCGGAATCCATACCCATCGTGCACTCAAGGTCGTCGTGCCGAAGGGTTCCGAAGTAGATAGGTGTCCATCACCCACCCATTCTTCTCTCGTGCCGCGCTTCGAGCCATCTCGATAATCTCCGCCTTCTCGGTAACTCTTCCAGATAAGAGGATCTCCTTATCGCTACCGATGTACGCTCCCCAGTAGATCTCCACCTCCTGGTTGAGCAC
This Tunturibacter gelidoferens DNA region includes the following protein-coding sequences:
- a CDS encoding heavy metal translocating P-type ATPase; this translates as MSGSLKIKDGTDANAAAALASASVERVTIPVSGMTCAACQSFLQRELASQAGVQDATVNLMLHNATVTFDPGATSTPALVDAIRSTGYGAELPLEHQSALEEQEDHDEAQLREYRQLRLKAVVSLIAGGVAMVLSMPLMTINSAAGMERMKDPLMSWNMRVLDPLLRSALPWMYEVNADAIRWFLFALATLILCWAGRRFYTKAWSALLHKTADMNTLVALGTGAAYLYSAAGTIAPGFFVSRGIAPDVYFEAVTLIIGLVLVGNALESGAKGQTASALRKLVQLQPKTATVLRSGTESSVPLELIQHGDIVLVRPGERIPTDGEVISGKSSVDESMLTGESLPIEKTSRDRVMGGTLNQRGSLQYRATAVGAGSTLAQIVRLLREAQGSRAPIQRIADRISAVFVPTVLAIAIVTFVAWRVFAPYVGVMQAFAAAVTVLVIACPCAMGLAVPTAVMVATGRGANYGILIKGGEALQRLEKIDTIVLDKTGTITAGRPVVTDFVLATRDSDAARIQSTGLAEDHVLRVTAALERASEHPLAEAVVQYATGRGLNLPRAQEFESFPGLGVVGVVDGGTVLIGNPALMKKHGVTVEAMNEIAERMSEEGKTPLWIAIENKLAAVLAVADTIKPSSIEAVRRMRADGLRVVMLTGDNERTAHAIARRVGVDKVIAGVLPAGKVDAVKRLQAEHRVVAMVGDGVNDAPALAQADVGLTMASGADIAMEAGDVTLMRSDLTGVAAAVILSRGTMRVIRQNLFWAFVYNVIGIPVAAGVLYPAFGLLLSPVIASAAMALSSFSVVTNSLRLRGLKLE
- a CDS encoding multicopper oxidase family protein is translated as MLTRRRFTQLSGMAAGSMLLGAAAAAAAPDITIEIAPYMLEASPKHHFRTIAYNGQVPGPLLRMRQGQEQTVEVRNLTADPEVLHWHGLFLPSQIDGAMEEGTPMIAPRATVRYTFKPDPPGFRWFHTHTFAGKNLGKAQYGGQHGFLMIESREHAGNYDREVFIGLHDWGGHFAGGDDGYMNPVYDVSTINGKMLGAGDPVRVKQGERVLIHVLNSSPTEVHWIALPGHSFHVISLDGNSVPRPQTVSMLRLAPAERVSAVVEMNAPGVWVLGEVRKHVQEAGMGIVIEYATAAGEPVWKQPDALIWDYRQFSALGNTNQSGDEVVRIALDFDSKFQGHGNEELWRINGKSFPNTDEPILKTGQRYRLVLRNLSADDHPMHLHRHTFEVRKLGGASEMNGLRKDVLLVPARSTAEVEFVADNPGRTLFHCHQQDHMDRGFMMVFRYA
- a CDS encoding metal-sensitive transcriptional regulator, yielding MATKKATTQDKNLMVDSCACEVRESERKATGVDPEIKASNLRRLRRLEGQIRGLQRMVEDDRYCVDILTQVSSVQEALRSVARALMRNHLSHCATQAIRSGSVEERQTMYDELLELIYKNAR
- a CDS encoding tyrosine-type recombinase/integrase, encoding MKKHESGKHTSSTATRRFRHSFGTLLKANGEDVKTVQELLRHANSRITLDVYT
- a CDS encoding tyrosine-type recombinase/integrase; amino-acid sequence: MGSEGEDRVFHWLAAETGLRSGELAGLRLSDIDGERLTVNHSVWLGREQAGKTNNAIRSLALSPQLRSLLWEQIARQRAKGHEYLFSSKNGKPRDMNVYRRRKMIARLKSSGDTAGRVPCLHQCSTPQRHAEDDQERIGHALTGSYPLDVHGGQPEWGRNLETAQHLGAGLREPLTRRLRSSKTQPKRSLITAYLRSKKEGSGADIS
- a CDS encoding helix-turn-helix domain-containing protein; translation: MNTSKAWVELALKILSCNQKDLARRVAVSPTQISKWKNGEHMSTDMEDKFRALVDIGEKHPEFVLWADSLEDADKWDRLIHRLAEEAQDSAETGYNTEPLQDDLGLLCVQVSDTLSNMGVEPPEVFPPELDRYFNGVDGSGDDEADDDDPEAPDPLWELLETNPYSAAIHDIFESLNDVWGFYVAYVAQAIDDDDLSLVDTTSNIEACLMDLAACKIQVDEKFAPKFRTFRYRVMKDYQKWLTAVKDAAFRTGTPLRAELLDMVSDTHGELGHTAEAESLGFNASRLHPDIYMNELLVGMRIIHQVLPAILKKLDINDFELDESSLHINMNPYLAYADTADDETTSTADE